AAACTTTGAAGATGCTGCGTTCAAGACACCTGTTGGTGAAATTTCTGATTTTTTTGAGACGGAATTCGGCTATCATATATTGAAAGTTGAAGCGAAACAGGCAAAACAAAAAAGAACATATTCTCAGGTTAAAAATAATCTTGAGAAATATCTGGTAATGGAAAAGAGACAACAGCATTATGAGAATTACATAAAAAGTATTAGAGATAAATCAAACATTTCAACAAGCGATATAAAATGAAATGTCAAAACCTACCATTGTTATTACTGTTGGCGACCCGGCGGGTATAGGTCCGGAAATCGTAAAAAAAACGGTTTCACAAAAATCAGTTCTTAAAATCTGTAACCCGGTTGTAATTGGCAGTTCAAAAAATTTTGTTCCTGGAAAGCATTCTAAAAAAAGCGATGTGGCTGCAGTTTCGTTTTTGAATAAAGCAGTAGAACTTGTGAAAAATGGCGAAGCAGATGCAATAATTACAGCGCCAGTTTCTAAATCAGCATTTGGAAGAATAGGCGGGCATACCGAATTTCTTGCGAATAGATTCGGACTAAAAAATGTTGAAATGCTGATGGTTGCGGACAATATAAAGGTGCTGTTACTAACAAGACATATCCCACTGAAAGATGTATCAAAAAATATAAGTACAAAAAAAATTGCTGAAACTACAATATATGTTTGTGATTTTATAAAGCAATTTTTTAGAATAAAAAATCCTAAAATAGTCATTTGCGGATTGAATCCACACTGTGCTGATAATGGATTGATTGGTAATGATGAAAAGCAGAAAATAATTCCTGCGATACAAATTCTTAAAAAAAATGGGTTTAATGTAACAGGACCGGTAAATCCAGAAATCGCATTCTTATCAAAAAACTCGGATTTGATTGTCTGTATGTATCACGACCAAGCGATGCTGCCGCTAAAGATTTTACAACCTGATAAGATAGTAAATGTAACTGTCGGGCTTCCTTTTATACGAACTTCGCCAGGGCATGGTACTGCTTACGATATTGCAGGTAAAGGTATTGCGAATCCTTCAGCAATGATAGAAGCGATAAAACTTGCTGCTTTCTTGACAGAAGGCAATTAAAAATGCTTTCTACCACAATTTTACATTTTACATTTTACATTTTTAATTGATTCTAATATGTCTGATGTTTTAGTATTAAACAAAAAATTTTATGCGATTCATATAACAACATGGCAAAAAGCACTCTCGCTTGTTTATGTTGACCATGCCAGTGTTGTTGATAGTAGTTATAAAACATATTCTTTTAGTGACTGGAAGGATATTTCACAGTATATAAAAGAACATCCAGCTGGTTTTGTCCATACACCATCGTTTAAGATTGCAATTCCGGAAGTCATCCTTTTGAAATTCTACGATGAACTTCCACCGATGGATATAAAATTTACACGAAAAAACATTTACGAACATTACAAATATAGATGCTGTTATTGTGGCAAGAAGAAACCTACCAGCGAACTCAATCTTGAACATGTGATTCCGGTAAGTCGTGGTGGTACAACTGATTGGCTGAATGTTGTTATCGCTTGTATTACCTGCAATCTCAAGAAAGCGAATCGGACACCTGCTGAAGCAGGAATGAGACTACGGGTTATACCATCCAAACCTGAATGGAAAGGACCTATCTCACTGTGTCTTAAAACAGGTATAAAACTTAAAGCATCGTGGCAGAAGTTTATTGATACTATTTACTGGAATACTGAGTTAGAATAACGCGATTTAGCGATTATGAGAGCATGCATTGGACAGCACTTTCTGATTGATAAAAATATCGCCCGAAAAATAGTTAATTCCTTAAATATTCTGCCATCTGACACAATTATAGAAATAGGTGCTGGAGATGGGGTTTTAACAGCAGAACTTAAAAAATTTTTGTCTCCCAAAAAAATAATTGCAGTTGAAATTGATAAAATTCTTGCGGCTAAACTTGCTAAAAAATTTTACGGGATAAAAATTGTCAATACAGATTTTTTAAGATGGCGGGTTCCGAAAAAACGAAAACTGAAATTTGTTGCAAACCTGCCGTACTATATTGCAACTGCAATTATCCATAAAATTCTGCATCTGAATAATTGGGAACTGGCGGTTTTTACAATTCAAAAAGAGGTTGCCAACCGGATAAAAGCACAGCATGGTACAACTGACTACGGTATTTTATCTGTTGCATCTCAATTATTTTGTAAGATTGAAAAATTGGTTGAGATACCAAGCAGTTGTTTCAAACCTCAACCTGAAGTTACATCAACTGTAATAAAACTTACACGGCTCAAAAAACCGCTTGTTACAAAGAATAATGAAAAGAATTTTTTTAGAGTTGTTAAATCGGCTTTTTTACACAGGCGTAAAACGATATTAAACTCGCTCGCTATTGAACTTAAAGTTGGCAGGGATATTTTATTAAAAAAACTTTTACAGTCAGGTATTTCACCTTCTGCACGGGCAGAAATGGTTTCAATAAATGATTTTATAAAACTGACTAAAGTTTTGTTTTGATTTTAACAGTTTTTTTAAAAAATTAAGTATCACATTAGCGATAATATGAGTATCACATTAGCGATAATATGAATATCATATTAGCGACAATGTGATAATACAAAGATGAAAAAATTTAATCGCGCTAATTTTGGCTTCACACTGATTGAACTGATGATTGCTGTTGCAGTCATCGCTATTCTGCTTGGTATTTCTGTAACCAAGATGGGCGGGATTTTACAAAAAATAAAAATAGAACAGGCAAAAGGACAGATGAAAGCATTAGCAATCGCACTCAAAGAGTTCTATATAGATGTCGGCTGTTTTCCACCGCTAGATTCTACAGAGACTGTTTGGGCTAATGGAGCTTTAGGGTATGCTGTTACTGGCGGGACAGGTAATCTTGCTGCCCCGAATGGAAATACTATGATTCCGTGGGAAGATTATCTGATAAGGAATCTAAATGCGTATAACGGCTTACCAAACTCTAAAGCAGGTGGGCCTTATATTAGTAAATGTCCTAATGACCCATGGAAACACAGGTATCTGTTTAGAAATTCAGCAGACTTTACTAATATACTGCCTGCGATTGTCTGTATGGGACCCAAAGGAATAGATAACGGTGCCAATCTTGCCACTTCAACTTTTGAGCCGCGTATATATAATATATGGGAACCTGCTTGGAAAGAAAAATATAAACCTGATAAAGAGGGCTTTTCGTTTATACCACGTAATGAAAATGCTGACC
This genomic interval from Elusimicrobiota bacterium contains the following:
- the rsmA gene encoding 16S rRNA (adenine(1518)-N(6)/adenine(1519)-N(6))-dimethyltransferase RsmA encodes the protein MRACIGQHFLIDKNIARKIVNSLNILPSDTIIEIGAGDGVLTAELKKFLSPKKIIAVEIDKILAAKLAKKFYGIKIVNTDFLRWRVPKKRKLKFVANLPYYIATAIIHKILHLNNWELAVFTIQKEVANRIKAQHGTTDYGILSVASQLFCKIEKLVEIPSSCFKPQPEVTSTVIKLTRLKKPLVTKNNEKNFFRVVKSAFLHRRKTILNSLAIELKVGRDILLKKLLQSGISPSARAEMVSINDFIKLTKVLF
- a CDS encoding HNH endonuclease, whose translation is MSDVLVLNKKFYAIHITTWQKALSLVYVDHASVVDSSYKTYSFSDWKDISQYIKEHPAGFVHTPSFKIAIPEVILLKFYDELPPMDIKFTRKNIYEHYKYRCCYCGKKKPTSELNLEHVIPVSRGGTTDWLNVVIACITCNLKKANRTPAEAGMRLRVIPSKPEWKGPISLCLKTGIKLKASWQKFIDTIYWNTELE
- a CDS encoding 4-hydroxythreonine-4-phosphate dehydrogenase PdxA, which encodes MSKPTIVITVGDPAGIGPEIVKKTVSQKSVLKICNPVVIGSSKNFVPGKHSKKSDVAAVSFLNKAVELVKNGEADAIITAPVSKSAFGRIGGHTEFLANRFGLKNVEMLMVADNIKVLLLTRHIPLKDVSKNISTKKIAETTIYVCDFIKQFFRIKNPKIVICGLNPHCADNGLIGNDEKQKIIPAIQILKKNGFNVTGPVNPEIAFLSKNSDLIVCMYHDQAMLPLKILQPDKIVNVTVGLPFIRTSPGHGTAYDIAGKGIANPSAMIEAIKLAAFLTEGN
- a CDS encoding type II secretion system protein GspG; its protein translation is MKKFNRANFGFTLIELMIAVAVIAILLGISVTKMGGILQKIKIEQAKGQMKALAIALKEFYIDVGCFPPLDSTETVWANGALGYAVTGGTGNLAAPNGNTMIPWEDYLIRNLNAYNGLPNSKAGGPYISKCPNDPWKHRYLFRNSADFTNILPAIVCMGPKGIDNGANLATSTFEPRIYNIWEPAWKEKYKPDKEGFSFIPRNENADHLPTGSDPDFLIVLWMGSK